DNA sequence from the Corvus hawaiiensis isolate bCorHaw1 chromosome 6, bCorHaw1.pri.cur, whole genome shotgun sequence genome:
cacccagtttgggtagtccatttctgaggtggactgttgggcggtatcagtctgtggggcgggatctctagtgtctggggctgtggcaggctctggctctggggtaggatctctagtgtctggggccatgtcaggttctggggtaggatctctagtgtctggggccgtgtcaggttctggagcaggatcaggctctggggtaggaactctactctctggggccatgtcaggttctggggcaggatctctagtctctggggctggtgtccgggtagatatccaagccaatctcaacttatccttgaatgctaaatagagtaggcctatcagcagcagatggttagtattcagagggaatttaaacccttcgaaaattgatggggtgggcccaaagaactggttgaggggttgggagaaaacttcccctggtgtcatttcctcacagaaggtaccattgttaacataaccccaaaaacatgtgctcagtgtgtgatagctgtttatccatgtgcccacattccggaggaagttaaaaacccatgaattcctcaccttctcgacccataacgcaagctggataacagcaatggtagccttagtcagaggacccatattcaaataaggagctgcaaaggggaagaatatagccacggctacatgccacccaaaccagggtaaactagaccacatagtgctgcctaacaaggttccaatatccagcacacaaaataaagttatcgaggaactgttattcctttttcacctctatctcttaatgccctcaggccccacattgggcgccaagatctgtctcggttttgaaagacaggtgtctgctaaggaaggcagaggccccccttgaagtggcagatataaccccttttccctccaagttattatattttgaaatcaagagcctttaggcgaagacgtgggaaataggaataacagttctttactatatatatatatgtgtataaccagtcaaacaaaacaacaacaactatggcagtaacagcaatcacaaacccagtgccagccttctcggctgtcgggccctttcccctcgggtgcagttccgctcgcagccggcaggggcgctggcggctcccggtgagcagggcaggtgcgatggttcccccgcggctgcagggggcgctccggagcgagctcgggaaacccgcggcactgggggcctgggatcccgggaaggggtggaacaaaggcttcacaaacccctgggcagccgatcccgggctctcaggaacagcaggctggaatggcagggacgaacgcaaatcccgggtggcagacgagatgtatccagatgggaaaaaaccacggaggcccaggcaggcagggcgagcagggctacagcgtagcgaaagctcgaagcagcagcggagcaggacagccacagctcggtctccagcagggcagggaaaagcggcttttggggtcccggcgttgcttccagcaggaagaaagaacggccaaaaagaaagcagcagcagctcctttctctgcagcttctctctccggacgctcagagcgaactgtccccacacccaggtgtagacaaaagagtagccaggcccgccccactcccctttttgtctttcttaagtacagctatttgtcccctagcaacatgcatatgggagaaaattcctttaacaggaaaacctaagactaaactaaaaccccaacataaaGTCTGACTTGTAACAATGTCTTTTAAGAGGAAAATGGTTGTGGGGCATGTGGAACTGTATAAATACATGCTATTGAACTTAGTAACACACTACAGCCTAGGCATGTTAAGGAAATGCAGTGAAATGGAAATGTCCTAAATATGTTAGGATGATATGTGAACAGTGAACACCAAGAAGTCATttttttaccagaaaaaaacccaaaccccaagtCTCCTTAGGGACAGTACCCACTACTTGATGCAGGTTTTTAGTCAAACAGCAGTCCTGCGCATTTTGTTAGGAAACAAGTGTTTTATCTGGGAAAGTAATCACCTGCTAGTGCATCTGTAAAATGAGAGGCTGAATGTACTAACTTTGCAGAGACTTAATGGAGATGGAGAAGTACAGCTCTAATAACGGGATGCTCTAGGCATTCAGTAGTTATTGAATCCAAAATCTGGCTGCGGACCAGAAGCGGTCAGTTACACTCATCACACATGTGGAAGCCTGTTAAATTCATTAACAATGGGTATTGCTGACTCTggtctaattaaaaaaaaaaataaacgcATGTAAATGACATGACTCAACCTCAACCAGCTTTTCCCCTCTCACTCTCCTGGAAGTTACctgtttatattttcatttaattcaaAAGATTGCTTAAGAGATGAAACAGATCCAAACATGGATCAAGTGCACAAGATTCACTGCTGTGTCAGATGCCACTGGCATGGAAGGGAAGCAAGCCATGGCTGTTACtcagctgtggcactgctgcctggAAAGCTGCAAAGACTCTGTGGCTCTGCCCAAGACTCACCTCATGGTTCTTGTGATAAATGTGGCTGGAACCCAAGGCCAATGAGAGATACCCACTTGCAGAAGAGCCAATGctctgaccaaaaaaaaaaggagtctgattatttttatagcagatttaataaaaatgtagtATCTCAGTGCTTACTCCAGCAGGACCAGCAGATGTCAGCACAACTCAAAGCATAACTTCGGGTTTTGGCAATGCAACGTTCGTGACACTcgccagaaaagaaaaaaatctgctgaacAAATAGCAAGATTATACAACTTTACCAAGTATGTCTGCAAGAAGCTAACAGCATTATTGAAAAAATGTGACCCAACAAACATGCAGATTTTCCAAGTTATCAAAGAATAGGAAATTTatacaaaacacaacaaaaatacaaagaataaaaatgttaccaatatttcatttataaaatCTTTTCTGTACACCTTGTTAAAGTTTAGTATTCTGAGGACAGATAATGTATCAACCAAAGATACTTCCAATTCAGCAGTGGTTTTTTGGTAACAGCCTAGATAACCTTGGTTTGGAAACAGATGCTCAAGTTCATTTCAGCGGTGTATAAACCTTTAAAATcagtaaaaagagaaaaaaacagggagAGGGTTGTCGAAGTACCGGTTCAGACCAATTACAGACTGATAACAGAGcaaaatgattttaattttgctctACAGAAACAAAGTAATAAATTATACTTTAACACAACGCCTTAACAGtttaatttcagtattttaagagTGAGGCTTGAATTCATAAGGATAACTTGATTTCCAATCCCAGTAACTGGGACGAGATCTGAACACCtaaatgctctttttttgaCTCCTTTTTAAATGAACAGGACTGGATTTACCAGATGCAGCTTCAATACTCTACAGATGATACAGCATTCACTATTAATACTAGAGAGAGCCTTATTAATACTGCATGTAAATTCATTGAGAACTTTCAGTGTTTCACATAAAACAGGTTAAAACCCATGAGATCCTGAACTAGAGAAGGAGAAATGAGGGATACATGCAGATGGTACATTCTATAAAACAATGTATGAAGCAGTAGTGAGTGGCTCAGGGTAGATCACATTAGAATTTAGCACCCTGCACTTTAATACAAAGACTGCCCAGTGAGATCTTACTGGGATGACTAAGAAGCCTGAGTACAATGCAGACTCAAGTGTGAAAAGACAGCAGCATGATTATGTCCATACTGAAAATGATTGTGAAAGTGAGTACATTCATCACGTGGATCATCACAAATTCCAAGGGCTTCCATTCAACTACTAAATGCTGAATGTGCGGTGTTTAATCAAAGCATGGGCCACAGAGTCAGGATTAAATAATGCACACTTACACTACCCAACATGCTTATTTCTAATGATCTCTCCTCCCTCTATCTCGATCTGCTCGTAGAGCCACTTGCGGTCACAGCGACATTCTGTGCCGCATTTGTTGGAGCCACACTTGGGGCAGGCATAGAAACAGCCCAGGCAATCTTCATCCAGGCAGTCACACAGGTCCATCCCGCTGTAGAGCAGCAGGCCCTGGCTATCGTACACTTTACTCTTGGCTGGCAGAACTTGCCTGTACAATGAAAACCAACAGTTATTTTCCATGTTAAAATCCACTTTGATGCCAAGTTGCTAGTATTTGTGGAGGGAAGTTTGCTTTCTTCAGGTGTTCACTTTAACACTGTTAATTTCAAAGATATACATACCTTACTGTATTTGACAACATTTCTCAGTCCTAATTGTCTCTCCACTCTGTGCCCAAATTAAGCAGAAGAAAcggagggagaggaaaggatGTGTAGTTGGTGAGCAGCACATCTAGTATCTGTTTCTGTCTGGTACAGTTACACTTAGGTGGAGAGCAGGGGCAACACATTAATGTGATATTCCTTGCATATTTTGACAAAtagaaaatgtccttttttttttatttaaccaGTCACATTAGAAGGTTGTAACTTGTCATCTAGTATTGTCCAACTTGGACATtaactttgtttttcaaaaggaaGGTAAGATCCTAATTTGCACACTTTTTTTACCAAGTGTAACTATTGAGTTTACTGAAAGACAGTTAACTCCAATATTTTAAGTGTAGCCTACTTGAACTTACTATATTCAAATTCAGCTTACTATCAGAATTTTAGCTTATGCATGTATTAATAGCTACATCTATGGTCTGTGTAGTATTGTTGTGCCTCACAAACACCTTTCTCTGTTTGCCTGAAATATGGACTGCAAGCAAACACTTTACCTTCTATTTATCTCAGGAATGACAGTGGTCTTCGACATCCCTAAAATCAAGAACCCAAtccatacacacacaaacatccACATAGATAATGTTATAGGCTGACCATCaaggatattttattttcaaatggcAGTTAATGTAAATACAACTAACAAATTACCTGTCTGAATTAAACGCTGCAATTTTTGTTtgcagccttcttttctcccttttactGGTCTCCGGAGTGAATTCAGTCTGTCGTCCTGGATTAGCAAACTGGAGAGACTTCAAAGCCTTAGCTGTACGCCcctgaagaaagagaaaatgtcacTTAATTATAAATACAAATCTTAATCTTAAGAAAATGTCCAGTCAAGGATATTGTAATAACCTAGATGAATTCTTGacctatgattctatgatttcccAGGAGACACAATTTAAGTCTTAAAATCTTTATGTCAGAGACCTATACCTGTCTCTGAATTCAGCAGCATAAGCTTTATAGTAGCAGTTTTAATCAATGCTTTCAAATTACTCTCCTATCAGCCTCCTAATCATACTGACATGTAATTGAAAAATACAGTTGGGGAACAGCTCCTAGACTGCAACTCCCCTTTGCTCAGGGTGCACACAGACAAGCTCTTGCTGGTTTGGTTGCCCACACTACAGATTCCCTGTGCACAGCCTGAACAATGCACTGAGCAAGGTACCAGCCATATTCCAAGCTCAGCACTTGGATAACTATCCTCCCACACCAGTTCATCACTGCCCTTGACCAAATGCCACGGCCTTCACAGCCCAGACACAACAAGAGGACACTTAATTCACCTCAATGCAGGTTCATTTTGTAATGAACTGCaagagaaaacactttttttccgtggttttttttttttttaattgaagagaCATCTTTAGAAGCAACTTTTGCAGTGTTCAGTTTCAAGGACAGGAATTTGTTGTTTGCAAGGCTTGAATAACAGCTTAAAATACTAGTAGCAATCTGGTATTTACATGAATTTATGAGTTGTAAGTCACCCTAGTAGACACAATTTTTCAAAACTTAAAggccaaaatatttaattagagAAGAAGATTTTTAAGGCCCTCCAAATAAAGTTTTTAATGCAGTAAACTCCTGCACATCTAAAAGACTACATCCTTTCTTATTTCTATGAGAGTAAAAGTTAATTTCTTTATGTAGTAGTTATATGAACTCTAATAGCTTGCAGAATGTAGAGGGGATGGGAAAACAGATCCATATACATACATCTGGGTccagttttcttctctgtcGCTCTTCCGGTTCCACATCCACACTTCCATTTATTATCTGCATACATTTGGGACAAAGCTTCCAACCAGGTACAAACTGTCTTCCAAACTTGGCACTTAGAAAAGTTGCATCATCTAAGTCAATTGCTCGCAAGTTTTTCTTTGATAGTTTTCTGTGTATGTTGAAGGGATCACAACAGGATTTTTGTAAGTCTTCAAATCTTTCGATGTAAATTTTTGCATGCTGGAAGCAGATTGTGTTGTTCTCTGACAGGGTTACTCCAGTCCTAAGCTGAAGTAGCAGGAGGTCAGATGAAGATATATCTTCTTTAGTCTTGAAGCCAGTGTGACGGGTGTAATAGGTCTTGTGGCATTCATTGGTAGCTTGAAGCTGAACTCCAACTGAACAAGGATCCATTTTACTTTATCAGAACAACTTATTTCATTTATCTTGCCTATAATGAATTCTTTGAAGCCTTTATGAGCTTCTGTGAAGATCACCCTAGAGAAAGCATTAAAATCAATCAGATTCGCCATGCAAACTTTTATCCATAAGCCAGACATACTGCATTTAAGTAgtttaaaaaacatgtaaagAAATTATAGCCTTCTGGACTAGATAAAACTAAAAAGATACTAAATTTATTCTGGAATTAAAACATGCATCTTCTATTTCTttcagaggctttttttttttttttttgctaaaataagTATCTATTCAAAATGTTTAG
Encoded proteins:
- the LOC125327937 gene encoding ARL14 effector protein, which gives rise to MDPCSVGVQLQATNECHKTYYTRHTGFKTKEDISSSDLLLLQLRTGVTLSENNTICFQHAKIYIERFEDLQKSCCDPFNIHRKLSKKNLRAIDLDDATFLSAKFGRQFVPGWKLCPKCMQIINGSVDVEPEERQRRKLDPDGRTAKALKSLQFANPGRQTEFTPETSKREKRRLQTKIAAFNSDRQVLPAKSKVYDSQGLLLYSGMDLCDCLDEDCLGCFYACPKCGSNKCGTECRCDRKWLYEQIEIEGGEIIRNKHVG